A genome region from Skermanella rosea includes the following:
- a CDS encoding ABC transporter ATP-binding protein, translating to MATVTLRNIRKKYGEVEVIKGVDLDVADREFVVFVGPSGCGKSTLLRMIAGLESITDGDLLIDGTRANDIGPADRGLAMVFQSYALYPHMTVADNMAFSLRLAGVSKEERMRKVTEAANVLHLGPLLERRPKELSGGQRQRVAIGRAIVRQPKVFLFDEPLSNLDAALRVQMRIELAKLHEKLEATMIYVTHDQIEAMTMADKIVVLQGGVVEQVGSPLELYHHPRNLFVAGFIGSPKMNLMPGRVIGRAEAGITVELANGIPLPVPVKADRVTAGDEVTVGIRPEHLRLTPDGEIAGTVLVTERLGGLTFLHIQVPGDMVMIVQADGDEAASIHDHVKLTVNPRGCHLFGRDGMAVEHVTRHHLIEPGAAGRRSA from the coding sequence ATGGCAACCGTGACCCTGCGGAATATCCGCAAGAAGTACGGCGAAGTCGAAGTCATAAAGGGAGTGGACCTGGACGTCGCCGACCGTGAGTTCGTCGTCTTCGTCGGACCTTCCGGCTGCGGCAAGTCCACGCTGCTGCGGATGATCGCCGGGCTGGAAAGCATCACCGACGGCGATCTGCTGATCGACGGCACCCGGGCCAACGACATCGGCCCGGCCGACCGGGGCCTCGCGATGGTGTTCCAGTCCTACGCGCTCTACCCGCACATGACGGTGGCGGACAACATGGCGTTCAGCCTGCGCCTCGCCGGCGTCTCCAAGGAGGAGCGCATGCGGAAGGTGACCGAGGCCGCCAACGTCCTCCACCTCGGCCCCCTGCTGGAGCGGCGGCCGAAGGAGCTGTCGGGCGGGCAGCGCCAGCGCGTCGCGATCGGCCGGGCCATCGTCCGCCAGCCCAAGGTCTTCCTGTTCGACGAGCCGCTGTCCAACCTGGACGCGGCGCTCCGGGTCCAGATGCGCATCGAACTGGCCAAGCTTCACGAGAAGCTGGAGGCCACCATGATCTACGTGACCCACGACCAGATCGAGGCCATGACCATGGCGGACAAGATCGTCGTCCTCCAGGGCGGCGTGGTCGAGCAGGTCGGCAGCCCGCTGGAGCTTTACCACCATCCGCGCAACCTGTTCGTCGCCGGCTTCATCGGGTCGCCCAAGATGAACCTGATGCCCGGGCGGGTGATCGGTCGGGCCGAGGCCGGCATCACCGTCGAGCTGGCGAACGGAATCCCGCTGCCGGTTCCGGTCAAGGCCGACCGCGTGACCGCCGGCGACGAGGTGACCGTCGGCATCCGGCCGGAGCATCTGCGCCTGACCCCCGACGGCGAGATCGCCGGCACCGTGCTGGTGACCGAGCGGCTGGGCGGCCTGACCTTCCTGCACATCCAGGTGCCCGGCGACATGGTCATGATCGTCCAGGCCGACGGGGACGAGGCGGCCTCGATCCATGATCACGTCAAGCTGACCGTCAACCCGCGGGGCTGCCACCTGTTCGGCCGCGACGGCATGGCGGTCGAGCACGTGACCCGTCACCACCTGATCGAACCCGGCGCCGCCGGCCGGCGCTCGGCCTGA
- a CDS encoding carbohydrate ABC transporter permease: MNHSVRSQVLVTVLGWGAALVLFFPILWMLLTGFKTEVEAIATPPALFFSPTLENYEAVFQRADYLSFALNSIVVSLVATALAILIAVPAAYAMAFFPTKRTRGTLLWMLSTKMMPPVGVLVPMYLLFRDFGLLDTLTGLIIVYTLMNLPIVIWMLYTFFKEVPHEILEAGRMDGARAKQEVTLLLLPLALPGIASTALLSIILCWNEAFWSLNLSAHNAAPLTAFIASFSSPEGLFWAKLSAASTLAIAPILVFGWMSQRQLVRGLTFGAVK, encoded by the coding sequence ATGAACCACTCCGTCAGGTCGCAGGTCCTGGTCACCGTCCTCGGCTGGGGCGCGGCACTGGTCCTGTTCTTCCCGATCCTCTGGATGCTGCTGACCGGATTCAAGACCGAGGTCGAAGCGATCGCCACCCCGCCGGCCCTGTTCTTCTCGCCGACGCTGGAGAATTACGAGGCGGTGTTCCAGCGGGCCGACTATCTCAGCTTCGCGCTCAACAGCATCGTCGTCTCCCTGGTGGCAACGGCGCTGGCGATCCTGATCGCGGTGCCGGCCGCCTATGCCATGGCGTTCTTCCCGACCAAGCGGACACGCGGCACGCTGCTGTGGATGCTGTCCACCAAGATGATGCCGCCGGTCGGCGTGCTGGTGCCGATGTACCTGCTGTTCCGCGACTTCGGCCTGCTGGACACCCTGACCGGCCTGATCATCGTCTACACGCTGATGAACCTGCCGATCGTGATCTGGATGCTCTACACCTTCTTCAAGGAGGTCCCGCACGAGATCCTGGAGGCCGGTCGCATGGACGGCGCCCGCGCCAAGCAAGAGGTGACGCTCCTGCTGCTGCCGCTCGCCCTGCCGGGCATCGCGTCCACCGCCCTGCTATCGATCATCCTGTGCTGGAACGAGGCCTTCTGGAGCCTCAACCTCAGCGCCCACAACGCCGCCCCGCTGACCGCCTTCATCGCCAGCTTCTCCAGCCCGGAAGGTCTGTTCTGGGCCAAGCTGTCGGCGGCCTCGACGCTCGCGATCGCCCCCATCCTCGTGTTCGGCTGGATGAGCCAGCGCCAGCTTGTTCGCGGCCTGACCTTCGGCGCGGTGAAGTAA
- a CDS encoding carbohydrate ABC transporter permease — translation MSAITASGDVKPASPARGSRQKVRTLPFIAPSVLILLVWMIVPLAMTLYFSVMRYNLLNPVVEFAGFGNYQYLLEDPSLWTAMWNTLVLVGSVLAITVVSGTLLAVLFDQEFPGRGIARLFAIAPFFVMPTVSALIWKNLLMHPINGIFGFLSRSVGLEPVDWFAQFPMTAVIMIVSWQWIPFALLILLTAIQSLDNEQKEAARMDGAGPFSMFFFIILPHLGRAISVVVMIETIFLLTVFAEIFVTTSGGPGLATTNLAFLIYVRALLEYDVGGASAGGVIAIVLANVVAFFVVRTIARNLEA, via the coding sequence ATGTCAGCCATCACAGCTTCCGGGGACGTCAAGCCGGCCTCGCCGGCGCGTGGATCCAGGCAGAAGGTAAGGACGCTGCCCTTCATTGCGCCGTCGGTGCTCATCCTGCTGGTCTGGATGATCGTGCCCCTGGCGATGACCCTCTATTTCTCGGTCATGCGCTACAACCTGCTGAACCCGGTCGTCGAATTCGCCGGTTTCGGCAACTACCAATATCTGCTGGAAGACCCCAGCCTGTGGACCGCGATGTGGAACACGCTGGTCCTGGTCGGCTCCGTCCTGGCGATCACCGTGGTGTCCGGCACGCTGCTGGCCGTCCTGTTCGACCAGGAGTTCCCCGGCCGCGGCATCGCCCGCCTGTTCGCCATTGCGCCCTTCTTCGTGATGCCGACGGTCAGCGCGCTGATCTGGAAGAACCTGCTGATGCACCCGATCAACGGCATCTTCGGGTTCCTGTCCCGCTCGGTCGGGCTGGAGCCGGTCGACTGGTTCGCCCAGTTCCCCATGACCGCCGTCATCATGATCGTGTCCTGGCAGTGGATCCCGTTCGCCCTGCTGATCCTGCTGACCGCCATCCAGTCGCTCGACAACGAGCAGAAGGAGGCGGCGCGGATGGACGGGGCAGGCCCGTTCTCGATGTTCTTCTTCATCATCCTGCCCCATTTGGGCCGCGCCATCTCGGTCGTCGTGATGATCGAGACGATCTTCCTGCTGACGGTCTTCGCCGAGATCTTCGTGACCACCTCCGGCGGCCCCGGCCTCGCCACCACCAACCTGGCCTTCCTGATCTATGTCCGGGCCCTGCTGGAATACGACGTGGGCGGCGCTTCGGCCGGCGGCGTGATCGCCATCGTCCTGGCCAACGTCGTGGCCTTCTTCGTGGTGCGGACCATCGCCCGCAACCTGGAAGCCTGA
- a CDS encoding ABC transporter substrate-binding protein — translation MISRTRLLGLLAATMLAGTTTVHAQTRLTIATVNNGDMIVMQKLSSRFEQQNPDIKLDWVVLEENVLRQRVTTDIATKGGQYDVLTIGTYEVPIWAKQGWLKKFDDLPAGYDTEDVLKPVREGLSHENTLYALPFYGESSMTYYRTDLVEKAGMTMPEQPTYDQIKEIAAKIHDPANQVYGICLRGKPGWGENMALISTMVNTFGGRWFDMDWKPMIDSPEWTQAVGFYIDLLKNYGPPGASSNGFNENLAMFSNGQCGIWIDATVAAGMLFNPQMSKVSDKLGFAQAPVASWPKGSNWLWSWALAVPESSKKEEAAKKFVTWATSKEYIQLVGETEGWVSVPPGTRTSTYETKQYVEAAPFARFVLKAIESTDPINTTKEPKPYVGVQFVGIPEFQAIGTQTGQTMAAALTGQMKLDQALKTAQSAAQRAVRQAGYAK, via the coding sequence ATGATCAGCAGGACCCGGCTTCTCGGGCTTCTCGCGGCGACCATGCTCGCGGGAACCACCACCGTCCACGCACAGACCCGGCTGACGATCGCGACCGTCAACAACGGCGACATGATCGTCATGCAGAAGCTGTCCAGCCGCTTCGAGCAGCAGAACCCCGACATCAAGCTGGATTGGGTGGTGCTGGAGGAAAACGTGCTGCGCCAGCGCGTCACCACCGACATCGCGACCAAGGGCGGCCAGTACGACGTGCTCACCATCGGCACCTATGAAGTGCCGATCTGGGCGAAGCAGGGCTGGCTGAAGAAGTTCGACGATCTGCCCGCCGGCTACGACACCGAGGACGTCCTGAAGCCGGTGCGCGAGGGTCTGTCCCACGAGAACACCCTCTACGCCCTGCCGTTTTACGGCGAAAGCTCGATGACCTACTACCGGACCGACTTGGTCGAGAAGGCCGGCATGACCATGCCGGAGCAGCCGACCTACGACCAGATCAAGGAGATCGCCGCCAAGATCCACGACCCGGCCAACCAAGTCTACGGCATCTGCCTGCGCGGCAAGCCGGGCTGGGGCGAGAACATGGCGCTGATCAGCACCATGGTGAACACCTTCGGCGGCCGCTGGTTCGACATGGACTGGAAGCCCATGATAGACAGCCCCGAATGGACCCAGGCGGTGGGCTTCTACATCGACCTGCTGAAGAACTACGGCCCGCCCGGCGCCAGCAGCAACGGCTTCAACGAGAACCTGGCGATGTTCTCCAACGGGCAATGCGGGATCTGGATCGACGCCACGGTCGCGGCCGGCATGCTGTTCAATCCGCAGATGTCCAAGGTCTCGGACAAGCTGGGCTTCGCCCAGGCCCCCGTCGCATCCTGGCCCAAGGGCTCCAACTGGCTGTGGTCCTGGGCGCTCGCCGTCCCGGAATCCTCCAAGAAGGAGGAAGCCGCGAAGAAGTTCGTCACCTGGGCCACGTCCAAGGAATACATCCAGCTCGTCGGCGAGACGGAAGGCTGGGTCTCCGTGCCGCCGGGCACCCGCACCTCGACCTATGAGACCAAGCAGTATGTCGAGGCGGCGCCCTTCGCCAGGTTCGTCCTGAAGGCGATCGAGTCCACCGACCCGATCAACACCACCAAGGAGCCCAAGCCCTATGTCGGCGTGCAGTTCGTCGGCATTCCCGAGTTCCAGGCGATCGGCACCCAGACCGGCCAGACCATGGCGGCGGCCCTGACCGGCCAGATGAAGCTCGACCAGGCGCTGAAGACGGCCCAGTCGGCCGCCCAGCGGGCGGTCCGGCAAGCCGGCTACGCGAAGTAG
- a CDS encoding sugar-binding transcriptional regulator, translating to MAARDGNNTNRKLDLAARAAWLYYIRGRTQDEIAAELNVSRQNAQRLVALATAEGLIKFRMDYPITECVEMAERLRDRFELVFCDIVPGERREETPLAGIAISAAERIESYLSSKAPAVLALGTGRTLRAAVAQVSAMERPQHKIVSLVGNLTRDGRASPYDVAMRLCDKTGAQCYPLPTPVVADDVEERKLLQSQRWYKTVSSLVHQVKASFMGIGEIGWGSPLHVDGFITDRELADLVSAHAVGEMLGWAFDQNGELLTTTFNERLTAPPLVVPAAAPTIIMGAGSAKVPAIRAALRGRLANGLITDETTAAQVLALD from the coding sequence GTGGCGGCACGGGACGGCAACAACACCAACCGAAAGCTCGATCTGGCCGCGCGGGCCGCTTGGCTCTACTACATCCGTGGCCGCACCCAGGACGAGATCGCCGCCGAATTGAACGTGTCGCGCCAGAACGCCCAGCGGCTGGTGGCGCTGGCGACCGCCGAGGGGCTGATCAAGTTCCGCATGGACTATCCGATCACCGAATGCGTCGAGATGGCCGAGCGCCTGCGCGACCGCTTCGAGCTGGTGTTCTGCGACATCGTTCCGGGCGAACGGCGGGAGGAGACGCCGCTCGCCGGAATCGCGATCAGCGCCGCCGAGCGGATCGAAAGCTACCTGTCGAGCAAGGCTCCCGCCGTGCTGGCGCTCGGCACCGGCCGCACCCTGCGGGCGGCGGTCGCCCAGGTCTCCGCCATGGAAAGGCCGCAGCACAAGATCGTCTCCCTCGTCGGCAACCTGACTCGCGACGGACGCGCCAGCCCCTACGACGTCGCCATGCGGCTGTGCGACAAGACCGGCGCGCAATGCTACCCCCTGCCGACCCCGGTGGTCGCCGACGACGTCGAGGAACGAAAGCTGCTGCAGTCGCAGCGCTGGTACAAGACGGTCAGCTCGCTGGTCCATCAGGTGAAGGCGTCCTTCATGGGCATCGGCGAGATCGGCTGGGGCTCGCCCCTGCATGTGGACGGCTTCATCACCGACCGGGAGTTGGCCGATCTGGTCAGCGCCCATGCCGTGGGCGAAATGCTGGGCTGGGCGTTCGACCAGAACGGCGAGTTGTTGACGACCACCTTCAACGAGCGCCTGACCGCTCCGCCGCTGGTGGTTCCGGCCGCCGCCCCGACCATCATCATGGGGGCGGGTTCCGCCAAGGTTCCCGCGATCCGGGCCGCCCTCCGCGGCCGCCTCGCCAACGGCCTGATCACGGACGAGACGACGGCGGCACAGGTCCTCGCCCTGGACTGA
- a CDS encoding sugar O-acetyltransferase → MSGTDGRSEKEKMLAGDLYRTVGPELAADNLRADRLMRAYNATGADETERRSAILTNLLGHKGDDVVVRPPFYCDYGYNIRLGRGTFINFGAVLLDVVGIEIGENCQIGTFVQIVTADHPRDPELRRQGYESGVPIRIGRNVWIGSGAIILPGVTIGDDAVVGAGSVVTRDVPAGATVVGNPAKPPARKA, encoded by the coding sequence ATGTCTGGCACCGACGGACGGAGCGAGAAGGAAAAGATGCTTGCGGGTGATCTTTACCGCACGGTCGGCCCGGAGCTTGCGGCCGACAATCTGCGGGCGGACCGGCTGATGCGCGCCTACAATGCCACCGGCGCCGACGAGACCGAGCGGCGCAGCGCGATCCTGACCAACCTTCTCGGCCACAAGGGCGACGACGTCGTCGTGCGCCCGCCCTTCTACTGCGACTACGGCTATAATATCCGGCTCGGTCGCGGGACCTTCATCAATTTCGGGGCCGTGCTGCTCGACGTGGTCGGCATCGAGATCGGCGAGAACTGCCAGATCGGCACTTTCGTGCAGATCGTCACGGCCGACCATCCGCGCGATCCCGAACTGCGGCGGCAGGGCTACGAGAGCGGCGTGCCGATCAGGATCGGGCGGAACGTCTGGATCGGCAGCGGCGCCATCATCCTGCCGGGCGTCACCATCGGCGACGATGCCGTCGTCGGCGCCGGCAGCGTGGTCACGCGGGACGTGCCGGCGGGAGCCACCGTCGTCGGCAATCCCGCCAAGCCCCCCGCCCGCAAGGCGTGA
- a CDS encoding IS256 family transposase, whose translation MNEDTSIVRFCQPDEIDDPLTALLRSGARQLLEQAIEAEVAAFLASMKELKLPDGRDRLVRHGHGPERVIQTGIGPVEFQRVKVRDRDPGPATGRIRFSSALLPRWARRTTSLDALLPILYLRGVSAGDFQEALGVLLGKDAPNLSPSVIARLKESWADDYARWQKRDLSARRYVYVWADGVYLQARMEPTAECMLVMIGATPEGKKELLGFQVGVRESAQSWRELLIDLKARGLTIAPELAVADGALGFWKALDEVYPGTRHQRCWFHKSSNVLNKVAKSLQPAVKQDLREIWMAPDLKAAERALDVFEKKYGAKYSGAVECLTKDRDALLAFYNFPAEHWDHVRTTNPIESVFATVRHRTVRTKGALSQDTAKLMVFKLISAASRTWRRLKGENQLPKLIQGVTFRDGIEVSVPTSQSAA comes from the coding sequence ATGAACGAAGATACCAGCATTGTCCGGTTTTGCCAGCCTGACGAAATCGATGATCCTCTGACGGCCCTTCTCCGATCGGGAGCCCGCCAGTTGCTGGAGCAGGCCATCGAAGCCGAGGTGGCGGCATTTCTGGCCTCCATGAAGGAGTTGAAACTGCCAGATGGCCGGGATCGGCTGGTCCGGCATGGCCATGGGCCGGAACGCGTGATCCAGACCGGTATCGGCCCGGTCGAGTTCCAGCGGGTCAAGGTTCGCGACCGGGATCCCGGTCCGGCTACGGGGCGGATCCGGTTCAGTTCGGCGCTGCTGCCGCGCTGGGCTCGGCGGACGACCAGTCTCGACGCTCTGCTTCCGATTCTGTACCTGCGCGGCGTCTCGGCCGGTGATTTCCAGGAGGCGCTGGGTGTCCTGCTCGGCAAGGACGCGCCCAACCTGTCGCCGTCCGTCATCGCCCGGCTGAAGGAGAGCTGGGCGGACGACTACGCGCGCTGGCAGAAGCGTGACTTGTCGGCCCGGCGCTACGTTTATGTCTGGGCCGACGGCGTCTACCTCCAGGCCCGTATGGAACCTACAGCCGAGTGCATGCTGGTGATGATCGGCGCCACGCCGGAAGGCAAAAAGGAACTGCTCGGCTTCCAGGTCGGCGTTCGCGAGAGCGCCCAAAGCTGGCGCGAACTGCTGATCGACCTGAAGGCGCGCGGGCTCACGATCGCTCCGGAACTGGCGGTCGCCGATGGTGCTTTGGGCTTCTGGAAGGCGCTCGACGAGGTCTATCCTGGGACACGGCACCAGCGGTGCTGGTTTCATAAAAGTTCTAATGTTCTCAACAAGGTGGCGAAATCGCTCCAGCCCGCGGTCAAGCAGGACCTGCGGGAGATCTGGATGGCGCCCGACCTCAAGGCAGCGGAGCGCGCCCTGGACGTCTTCGAGAAGAAGTACGGCGCCAAGTACTCCGGCGCCGTCGAGTGCCTGACCAAGGACCGCGACGCCCTGCTGGCCTTCTACAATTTCCCCGCCGAACATTGGGACCACGTGCGGACAACAAACCCGATCGAAAGCGTCTTCGCCACGGTCCGTCACCGGACGGTGCGCACCAAGGGCGCGCTCTCGCAGGACACTGCCAAGCTCATGGTCTTCAAGCTGATCTCGGCAGCCTCCAGAACCTGGCGACGGTTGAAGGGCGAAAACCAGTTGCCCAAGCTCATCCAGGGCGTCACATTCCGCGACGGCATCGAGGTCAGCGTGCCGACATCACAGAGCGCCGCCTGA
- a CDS encoding LysR family transcriptional regulator, with translation MAEPFRNLAWDDFRLVKAIADAKGLPSAAQQLGINHSTVFRRLRQIETALGTPLFERHRVGYVPTAAGEEMVSLAARLDEDITAFTRKVSGREPSPAGELRVTTNDSLLVHLLTPLFALFLVQCPDMRLDVVLSNQPLNLSKRDADVAIRATDNPPETLVGRRAARIAWALYGRAADFPVPGAADPDTLHRRSWVSLGEDMAGMKVVRRVRENVPPERIAYRTNSVLGLGEAVEAGIGIAYLPCLIADVRPALVRLAPPDPELSADLWLLTHPDLRHAPRIRVFLDFMAAEIGRRRRVIEGTDLPIGQIDR, from the coding sequence ATGGCCGAACCGTTCAGGAACCTGGCATGGGACGACTTCCGGCTGGTCAAGGCGATCGCGGACGCCAAGGGCCTGCCGTCGGCGGCCCAGCAGCTCGGCATCAACCACTCGACCGTGTTCCGGCGCCTGCGCCAGATCGAGACGGCCCTGGGCACCCCGCTGTTCGAGCGGCACCGGGTCGGCTACGTTCCCACGGCGGCGGGGGAGGAGATGGTATCCCTGGCGGCACGCCTGGACGAGGACATCACCGCCTTCACCCGGAAGGTCTCCGGGCGCGAACCGTCGCCGGCGGGCGAGCTGCGGGTCACGACCAACGATTCCCTCCTCGTCCACCTGCTGACGCCGCTGTTCGCGCTGTTCCTGGTGCAATGCCCCGACATGCGGCTGGACGTCGTGCTCAGCAACCAGCCGCTCAACCTGTCGAAGCGTGATGCCGACGTGGCGATCCGGGCGACCGACAACCCGCCGGAAACGCTGGTCGGCCGCCGCGCCGCCCGCATCGCCTGGGCGCTCTACGGCAGGGCGGCCGACTTCCCGGTTCCCGGGGCGGCCGATCCCGACACCCTCCACCGCCGCTCCTGGGTTTCGCTGGGCGAGGACATGGCGGGCATGAAGGTGGTCCGCCGCGTGCGCGAGAACGTGCCGCCGGAGCGGATCGCCTACCGCACCAACTCGGTGCTCGGGCTGGGGGAGGCGGTCGAGGCCGGCATCGGCATCGCGTACCTGCCGTGCCTGATCGCCGACGTGCGGCCGGCGCTGGTCCGGCTGGCCCCTCCCGACCCGGAGCTTTCGGCCGACCTCTGGCTGCTGACCCATCCGGACCTTCGCCACGCGCCGCGCATCCGGGTCTTCCTGGACTTCATGGCCGCCGAGATCGGCAGGCGCCGCCGGGTGATCGAGGGGACCGACCTGCCAATCGGGCAGATCGACCGATGA
- a CDS encoding ring-cleaving dioxygenase → MGSVANRNGIHHVTAIAGSTHRNLDFYGHTLGLRLVKKTVNFDDPGTYHFYYGDEVGQPGAILTFFPWDHAAPGRLGIGETKGTVFRVPEQSLGYWTHRLIERGVRHEAPEKRFGETVLPFRDPDGMRLALAAVPGIGTEPTWAGGEVPAEHAIRGFHGVSLLLKEEAPTGAILTDVFGFTRVGQEGAVVRFRVEGNPVGGIVDIRVAGGFLPARMGAGSVHHIAFRAADDAAQAGMVARLANHHGIRTTEQKDRNYFRSVYFREPGGVLFEIATDEPGFAVDEPVSDLGRTLKLPDFLEPRRASIEAVLPEVA, encoded by the coding sequence ATGGGCTCTGTTGCGAACCGGAACGGAATTCATCACGTCACGGCGATCGCGGGATCGACGCACCGCAACTTGGACTTCTACGGCCACACACTCGGGCTGCGGCTGGTCAAGAAGACGGTCAACTTCGACGATCCGGGCACTTATCACTTCTATTATGGCGACGAGGTGGGCCAGCCCGGGGCGATACTGACCTTCTTCCCGTGGGACCACGCGGCGCCGGGCCGCCTGGGGATCGGGGAAACGAAGGGAACCGTCTTCCGGGTTCCCGAGCAGTCCCTGGGCTACTGGACCCACCGGCTGATCGAGCGCGGCGTTCGCCACGAAGCCCCGGAAAAGCGCTTCGGCGAGACGGTCCTGCCGTTCCGCGACCCCGACGGCATGCGCCTGGCGCTCGCCGCGGTTCCCGGGATCGGCACCGAGCCCACCTGGGCCGGCGGGGAAGTCCCGGCGGAACACGCGATCCGCGGCTTCCACGGCGTCAGCCTGCTGCTGAAGGAGGAGGCGCCGACCGGCGCGATCCTGACCGACGTGTTCGGCTTCACCAGGGTCGGGCAGGAAGGAGCGGTCGTCCGCTTCAGAGTCGAGGGAAACCCCGTCGGCGGGATCGTGGACATCCGGGTGGCGGGAGGTTTCCTGCCGGCACGGATGGGGGCCGGGTCGGTCCACCACATCGCGTTCCGGGCGGCCGACGACGCGGCGCAGGCCGGCATGGTCGCGAGGCTGGCGAACCATCACGGCATCCGCACGACGGAACAGAAGGACCGCAACTATTTCCGGTCGGTCTATTTCCGCGAGCCGGGGGGCGTGCTGTTCGAGATCGCGACCGACGAGCCGGGCTTCGCCGTCGACGAGCCGGTGTCGGACCTGGGCCGCACGCTGAAACTGCCGGACTTCCTGGAGCCGCGCCGGGCTTCGATCGAGGCGGTGCTGCCGGAAGTCGCCTGA
- a CDS encoding alpha/beta hydrolase has product MTTALSFIHRFEPAAAPGKPPILVLHGTGGDENDLMPLGGMIAPGSALLSPRGKVLEGGMPRFFRRLAEGVFDEADVRHRAHELADFVAAAREAYGLATPVAVGFSNGANIAAAVLMLRPEALAGAVLLRAMVPLTDAPAAAGGSLGLDGKPVLLLSGAMDPIVPADNAARLAALLGASGAEVEQRVLPAGHGLSQADVNLARDWIGRLAPVPA; this is encoded by the coding sequence ATGACCACCGCCCTGTCCTTCATCCACCGGTTCGAACCCGCCGCCGCGCCGGGGAAGCCGCCGATCCTTGTGCTTCACGGCACGGGCGGCGACGAGAACGACCTGATGCCGCTGGGCGGCATGATCGCCCCCGGTTCGGCCCTGCTCTCCCCGCGCGGCAAGGTGCTGGAGGGCGGCATGCCGCGGTTCTTCCGCCGCCTGGCCGAAGGCGTGTTCGACGAGGCGGACGTCAGGCACCGCGCCCATGAGCTCGCCGACTTCGTCGCCGCGGCGCGGGAAGCCTACGGTCTGGCGACCCCGGTGGCGGTCGGGTTCTCCAACGGGGCGAACATCGCCGCCGCCGTGCTGATGCTTCGGCCGGAGGCGCTGGCCGGGGCGGTGTTGCTGCGGGCCATGGTGCCGCTGACCGACGCCCCGGCGGCGGCCGGGGGGAGCCTCGGGCTGGACGGCAAGCCCGTGCTCCTGCTGTCCGGCGCGATGGACCCGATCGTCCCGGCCGACAACGCCGCGCGGCTCGCGGCGCTGCTGGGCGCCTCGGGAGCCGAGGTCGAGCAGAGGGTCCTGCCGGCGGGGCACGGCCTGTCGCAGGCGGACGTCAATCTTGCCAGGGACTGGATCGGCCGGCTCGCCCCGGTCCCCGCCTAG
- a CDS encoding ring-cleaving dioxygenase, which produces MQLTGIHHLTAVSADAPGNHAFYTRTLGMRLVKKTVNQDDVSAYHLFYADALASPGSDITFFDWPVRRERRGNHSITRTGLRVAGQDTLAWWKRHFAETGVPHEEVVERDGRATLDFEDFEGQRLSLIDDGGTDAAHPWDRSPVPAKHQIRGLGPITMTVPDLKPTDLVLTRVLNMAQVRDYATPEAPSSRTLVYAMGDGGAAAELHVAVRPDLAPAQPGAGSVHHVAFRIPDADYEAWADRLDRVRMPSSGPVDRFYFRSLYFREPNGVLFEIATDGPGFATDEALDTLGEKLSLPPFLEGRRREIEANLKPL; this is translated from the coding sequence ATGCAGCTCACCGGCATCCATCACCTGACCGCCGTCTCGGCCGACGCGCCTGGCAACCATGCCTTCTATACGCGGACCCTGGGCATGCGGCTGGTCAAGAAGACGGTCAACCAGGACGATGTCAGCGCGTACCACCTGTTCTACGCGGACGCCCTCGCCTCCCCCGGATCGGACATCACCTTCTTCGACTGGCCGGTTCGGCGCGAGCGGCGCGGCAACCACAGCATCACCCGCACCGGCCTTCGCGTCGCCGGGCAGGATACGCTGGCCTGGTGGAAGCGCCATTTCGCCGAGACCGGCGTACCGCACGAGGAAGTGGTCGAACGGGACGGCCGCGCGACGCTGGACTTCGAGGATTTCGAGGGACAGCGGCTGAGCCTGATCGACGACGGCGGCACGGATGCCGCCCACCCCTGGGACCGCAGCCCGGTCCCCGCCAAGCACCAGATCCGCGGCCTGGGACCGATCACGATGACCGTGCCGGACCTGAAGCCCACCGACCTTGTGCTGACCCGGGTGTTGAACATGGCCCAGGTCCGCGACTATGCGACGCCCGAGGCTCCCTCGTCGCGCACCCTTGTCTACGCCATGGGCGACGGCGGTGCGGCTGCGGAACTCCATGTGGCGGTCCGGCCCGATCTCGCGCCGGCCCAGCCGGGTGCCGGCAGCGTCCACCACGTGGCGTTCCGCATTCCGGATGCGGACTATGAGGCCTGGGCCGACCGCCTGGACCGGGTACGCATGCCGTCGAGCGGCCCGGTCGACCGCTTCTATTTCCGCAGCCTCTATTTCCGGGAGCCCAACGGCGTGCTGTTCGAGATCGCGACCGACGGCCCAGGCTTCGCGACCGACGAGGCGCTGGACACCCTCGGCGAGAAGCTCTCCCTGCCGCCCTTCCTGGAGGGCCGGCGCAGGGAGATCGAAGCCAACCTGAAGCCGCTCTGA